The Primulina tabacum isolate GXHZ01 chromosome 10, ASM2559414v2, whole genome shotgun sequence region ATGTACCTACCACATTCCAGGCCTAAAGACAATTGTCTAGGGAGGATAAGAAGAGTTGTTACTCGAAATGTAtagttcttgattttttttatatatttattttcacgTTGAAAATCCTCTTCTTTTTTGGCtcctaaataatattttattatttccgCCATCTCCATCTTTTATTGAATCCAATGATATTTGATGCTACGAGTTGTTTACAATTATCCAACAGCTCCACATTCGACACTATTTCTGACAAATCATTATATTATTTCGTTTGTTCGATATAATCATTATATAAATCACTTTCTTATGTTTTCTATTCAGTTTGACATTCAATTATAATAATAAGGGGAAAAACCACTAAAAAAGAACTTCAGtgtttaaaatatctaaaaaaaaaattgtaactcGACTTTAAAATCTCAACTCAACCCCTAACCTGAATTCTTGATTTGTCTGGGAAAAATTtcttaatatcataatatttgaatttgattcaacaaaaaatttaacatttgagGATGAGTTCGAACTCGGTTGAGTATAAATCTTGCTAATTGCATTCGACAAGTCATTTTGAATTATTCGGAACTTGGCTCTAGCTTATATTCGATTATTTATTGACAACGGGACGATCCATTTTGACTGCTCCAGTTAAACGATCAATTGGGTCGAATCCCGGGTCGAACCCGAACTATGACCATTCTGTCCTCAGACGGGTACTGACCCACCAAAGTCAAACTAAAATTTTATCCGGCCCGTAAAAGATATTGATGGGCTGATCTTATATTCGGTTgattctccttttttttttcgaacTGTTTGGGTGTCTTAATGTGAACCATGCCAAACACTCCTTTAGCCTCGTACTGTGAATGATGGCGGCCACGGCTAGTCTAATTCAAAAGATAGGGGAAGCAGTAAAGCAGGTGGCTGCAAACAGAGGCTCAGATTGGTGGTACACTCCTCACATGGCCGCCGCTTCTCGCGCCATTGCTGAACGCTTACCACTTGTCGACCTTATTCTTGAAGTCAGAGATTCCAGGGTAGATTTCCAATCATTATAATTTACACGTGGTTCATACGCCCTTCACGTGTTTGTTGAAATGTTCGTGTGAGCCAGAGTCCGTTATTCGTCCACGCATGAATTCATGGATTTCTACTGTTTGGTGAAGTGCCGGGATCCACTAAATAAAGTTTCTAGCTTTAACCGGATTGACCGGGCCGGTCCCCCTTTTTCCCGTATATTGGAGTTGAAAATTGCTTTTGTTTGACatagaatttaaattttctattTGGGGATGGCCTATCTTTCCGGATGGAATCCATGCCTAAGCATAATATAGCAGCTTATCTCTAAAAGATCATATGCTTGTAGGAGAAACATATGATGATGTGGAGTAAAGAAATAACTTGCCCATCTATATTTTCTTCATTTTTAGATTCCATGGTCGTCAGAATACGGGCAATTGAGGAAATTAACTCCGTCCGCGAGGCACATCATAGTGCTGAATAAAAAGGATCTGGCAAACCGCTCTCAGACAAAGGTGATTGGTTGgttatatataatttcttttgGCTGCGCACTGCTTATATTACTTGTTTGTCACTTTTCACAGTTGTGAATGGCATGTTATATCAGATTCATATGTGATACTCTAGGTAAAGGGATAGAAGTAAAAAACAAAATGGTGCCTTTGGAGCCCTCGAGTTTTGAAGCTTCCACGTAGGAAGTGTGGCTAGTATGTAGTAGTTACATTCACATTCGTTAGTATATGATGTAAATAGATCAGATATCTTGAGCAGTTTACTAGTTTATTGACATGCCTCTTCTTTTATTCCCCTTTCTGTTTTGCATGTTAAAGCAGTTTTAGTTTCCCTCATAAGTTATGACTGGTGAGTAATACTAATATATATCTGCGCATAGAAATATGTAGACTTGCGACATTCTTGATTATGCTTTTGAAAGTTGTGAATATTTTTTCTATATCAAATATTAGCTGtggtttattttttattcagcGAATGGCTTCGACTTTTCAGTCAAAACATTTACAGTATCTATGTTTCCAAATACATGTTCTACTCTCAAGTAATATTGCATTTTTCCTGTGCAGGAATGGCTTAGGTTTTTGAAGGAACATAACTGCTCTTCTTTTGCAGTCAATTCCCATAATAGGGAAAATGTCCAGGAGGTAAGTCTGCAGTCATTTTCAAATATAATCCATCATCTGAAGTGCAGCTAGGGTGCAGCCATCCAATGGCTATTATTTGACGAGAACATATAATCTTTATCATGCTGATCTTTTTGCATAAAATATCAGGTGATTGCAGCCATGTTCCATGGCTTATTACTGATATCTCCCCACCATAATTCCTCATCATACAAATTTCGTCCTTAGGTTCTAAATTGTTCTTAATTTCCTAAAAATGTCTAATGaaggtgtaaaatgactattTTATCCCAAATCATGtacttttttaataaaaaaataatcctAAAATACATGAACCGTCAAATGATTGCTGGCAACTGCATAAATactttttttctaatttttcaaATACAAGGCTTTGCTTGTGAAGCCTCCCAACTATCTTCATCCCACCTTTTAAATGACAGTAATTTTGTTGATGTCATTATGATCTTACTATCAATCTAACAACTCGCAGTTCTTGAACTTTATACAAGCCAGAGTCAAAGAAAGGAACAAAATGGATCATCATCCTGCTAATACCATAACATTAATGCTTGTTGGTATTCCTAATGTGGGAAAATCTGCGCTAGCCAACGCTTTACATCAGGTTGGAAGGATTACAGCGGCAGGTGCTGATTTCTTTGTTCATATAAGACCACCGAAtcattaaaaa contains the following coding sequences:
- the LOC142505645 gene encoding DAR GTPase 2, mitochondrial isoform X2, which translates into the protein MMAATASLIQKIGEAVKQVAANRGSDWWYTPHMAAASRAIAERLPLVDLILEVRDSRIPWSSEYGQLRKLTPSARHIIVLNKKDLANRSQTKEWLRFLKEHNCSSFAVNSHNRENVQEFLNFIQARVKERNKMDHHPANTITLMLVGIPNVGKSALANALHQVGRITAAEKGKLKHSIVSPQPGETKSISSLKIASHPNVYVLDTPGILPSKINDDWVCSKLALTGAIKDNAVGEIELVQYFLSILNSSDEYTKWGKLSGIEIGGLSSEGGTDLDERRKKQYPTDHTQDFIVNNVRRTLFEAISSFKGDLENRKDMARLMEEEFNLLLKDDLAIIH